The Equus asinus isolate D_3611 breed Donkey chromosome 15, EquAss-T2T_v2, whole genome shotgun sequence genome includes a window with the following:
- the LOC106837343 gene encoding CMP-N-acetylneuraminate-beta-galactosamide-alpha-2,3-sialyltransferase 1-like: MRVRRLKLGLVATFILTLWLVASFLGQESSQDDLRKKASTLSSTCHCRRKSSRKCACSSEIYECVPCLHTPGESDWFDERFEKAMEPLQRSEESMSSDALILWLVSAESLSLFIPCSQPQALAISSFTAPGSNLLPQVVGVWDKPLNSSLICSYELQGIQSEEFENQKQQPIKTSPEHPVGRVGPRCRTCAVVGNSRFLRGSGLGFRINQHDIVLRMNQAPVQGFEKDVGNTTTMRIMYPEIASTQDPGTQLLLLPLNSSGLKWFMKVLQEQNVIWKPKNPGYRMVQFPGGSTESKDEVFVISLTFLQYVQDHWLRKQDQFPSLGFVALLYALHTCDQVSLFGFGTDQLMRWSHYWDDKYQFKSKMHSFEDEQQIILKLQCEGKVVIYS; the protein is encoded by the exons ATGAGGGTTCGACGCTTGAAGTTGGGTCTGGTAGCTACCTTTATACTTACACTGTGGCTGGTGGCCTCCTTCCTGGGCCAGGAGTCCAGCCAGGATGACCTCCGCAAGAAGGCCAGCACACTCTCAAGTACTTGCCACTGCCGCAGAAAATCTTCTAGAAAGTGTGCCTGTTCATCTGAGATCTATGAATGCGTCCCTTGCCTCCACACACCTGGAGAGTCTGACTGGTTTGATGAACGCTTTGAAAAGGCCATGGAGCCTCTGCAGAGGTCAGAAGAGTCCATGTCATCTGATGCTCTGATACTGTGGTTGGTCAGTGCAGAATCTTTGTCTCTGTTTATTCCCTGCTCCCAACCCCAGGCCCTAGCCATCTCTTCCTTCACAGCCCCAGGCTCTAATCTTCTTCCACAGGTAGTGGGAGTCTGGGATAAGCCCCTAAATTCCTCCCTCATATGCTCCTATGAACTTCAGGGCATCCAGTCAGAGGAGTTTGAGAATCAGAAGCAGCAGCCAATTAAAACGTCTCCCGAACACCCAGTGGGCCGTGTGGGGCCCAGGTGCCGGACCTGTGCAGTGGTCGGAAACTCAAGGTTCCTGAGGGGCTCTGGCCTTGGCTTCAGAATTAACCAACATGACATCGTCCTCAG GATGAACCAGGCCCCTGTCCAAGGCTTTGAGAAGGACGTGGGGAACACGACCACCATGCGCATTATGTACCCCGAGATAGCCAGCACGCAGGATCCTGGCACCCAACTGCTCCTTCTTCCTTTGAATTCATCTGGTCTGAAGTGGTTCATGAAAGTACTGCAGGAACAGAATGTCATCTGGAAGCCAAAAAACCCTGG ATATCGGATGGTGCAGTTCCCTGGTGGAAGTACAGAGAGCAAAGACGAG GTCTTCGTGATCAGCCTCACCTTCCTCCAGTATGTCCAGGATCACTGGCTGAGAAAACAGGATCAGTTTCCATCCTTGGGGTTCGTGGCTCTGTTGTATGCCTTGCACACCTGTGATCAG GtatccttgtttggttttgggaCAGACCAGCTCATGAGGTGGTCCCATTACTGGGATGATAAATATCAGTTCAAGAGCAAAATGCACAGTTTTGAAGATGAGCAACAGATCATCCTTAAGCTGCAATGTGAGGGGAAGGTTGTTATCTACAGCTGA